One window of the Candidatus Dormiibacterota bacterium genome contains the following:
- a CDS encoding glycosyltransferase family 4 protein, whose amino-acid sequence MDVTGLRLAVLAPISWPTPPAGYGPWEQIAFNIADGMRRRGAEVTLFATGNSRFEGHLASVLPIGVNEDPALNGDVYGAIHIGELF is encoded by the coding sequence ATGGACGTCACCGGCCTGCGCTTAGCGGTGCTCGCGCCGATTTCATGGCCGACGCCGCCCGCAGGATACGGCCCCTGGGAGCAGATCGCATTCAACATCGCCGACGGCATGCGCCGCCGCGGCGCAGAGGTCACGCTCTTCGCCACCGGCAATTCGCGCTTCGAAGGCCACCTCGCTTCGGTGCTCCCGATCGGCGTCAACGAAGACCCGGCGCTCAACGGCGACGTCTACGGCGCCATCCATATCGGCGAACTCTTCC